Proteins co-encoded in one Pocillopora verrucosa isolate sample1 chromosome 1, ASM3666991v2, whole genome shotgun sequence genomic window:
- the LOC131778540 gene encoding putative N-acetylated-alpha-linked acidic dipeptidase — protein MEDEVNRDSTEKIAEGGVFIRGIRPLQIQRRNARVVVGFVLVAVVFFLIGILIGYFVTKPPNSESCSRKDADSEPETSDFQKFHDLFKQTISTEKLESLMRDFSTQPHIAGSPRQLKLANTLATNWKSYGFDKVEKPEYNVLLSFPQPNKPNKVTIVENGTTIYEIAGQIKISPDPTSSETFDHYPYLAYAHSGTVEGDLVYVNYGSDTDYEKLSEMNIPVRGKIVIMRSRSVSNAEKHGAIGALVFPDPSFSAQQGYAQDQVYPSGWWLPSSGVQEGTILFGPYNGDPQTPVLPSIKGIHRKPVNESELPKIPAQTISYGDAMELLRRLGGSEAPESWQGGLNITYRTGPGFNGSNAKLRLEVNNKPENKSIYNVIGTIFGKEEPDRYVIVGNHRDSWSFGAVDALSGTTVTNEVARVLGTLLKKGWRPRRTIKICSWGGEEFNLIGSQEWVEENANILTERAIAYINLDIAVCGDYVLRARATPLFKQIIHKWAKEVKDPSNTKGTNTIYDIWLKRTPSDTNSNQPMIFNLFSASDYVPFYQYIGVPCGDFGYWFGYPNKTSLYPVYHTQQDTFYWMKKFVDQKFEIHGAMTQFGGGMTLDFADQPLLPFDVQNYALALNFSFHVVASSLDLSANGITLTALRDAVSGFMDASRQFEARKSDLAMLQKTSELRVMNDQMVKVEKAFIYPYGLPGRAQDRHVAFNFGFHNIRPSKATFPGITEALHMAKKKGDWDLVKQQVSIATYCVQSATKVLEPLAGQ, from the exons ATGGAGGATGAAGTCAATCGCGACAGCACAGAAAAAATTGCTGAAGGCGGCGTCTTTATCAGAGGCATCAGGCCTCTTCAAATTCAACGGCGAAACGCTCGAGTAGTAGTGGGCTTTGTCCTCGTTGCTGTGGTGTTTTTCCTAATTGGTATCTTAATTGGATACTTTGTCACGAAGCCACCAAATAGTGAAAGTTGTTCTAGAAAAGATGCAGACAGTGAGCCTGAGACAAGTGACTTCCAAAAGTTCCACGATTTGTTTAAACAAACGATTAGCACCGAGAAGTTGGAATCTCTGATGAG GGACTTTTCAACACAGCCTCACATCGCTGGATCTCCGAGACAGCTGAAGCTTGCAAATACTCTTGCTACAAATTGGAAATCCTATGGTTTCGACAAAGTAGAAAAACCTGAATATAATGTTCTCCTGTCTTTTCCACAACCAAACAAACCGAACAAGGTCACCATAGTAGAAAACGGTACAACAATCTATGAAATAGCAGGACAAATTAAG ATATCCCCTGATCCAACCAGCTCTGAGACATTCGATCATTATCCATACCTTGCATATGCACACAGTGGCACTGTTGAAGGTGATCTGGTCTACGTGAACTATGGAAGTGATACAGACTATGAAAAGCTTTCTGAAATGAATATCCCTGTGCGTGGTAAAATTGTCATTATGCGATCCAGAAGT GTTTCCAATGCTGAAAAACACGGGGCAATAGGAGCGCTGGTATTCCCAGACCCAAGCTTCTCTGCTCAGCAAGGATACGCTCAAGATCAAGTGTACCCTAGTGGATGGTGGCTACCATCAAGCGGGGTGCAGGAGGGTACGATACTTTTTGGCCCCTACAATGGAGATCCCCAAACTCCGGTCCTTCCGTCTATCAAAGGTATACATCGCAAACCTGTTAACGAGAGCGAACTACCAAAAATTCCAGCTCAGACGATATCATATGGAGATGCCATGGAGCTGCTACGAAGATTAGGAG GATCAGAAGCTCCCGAGTCGTGGCAAGGTGGTTTAAACATCACATACCGCACTGGCCCAGGATTTAATGGCAGCAATGCAAAACTCAGGTTAGAGGTCAACAACAAACCGGAAAACAAGTCAATCTACAACGTGATAGGTACGATATTCGGAAAGGAGGAGCCTGATCGATACGTCATCGTCGGTAACCATCGGGATTCGTGGTCCTTTGGCGCCGTCGATGCCTTAAGCGGAACCACAGTAACGAATGAAGTAGCTCGTGTATTAggaacacttttgaaaaaaggatGGAGACCGCGACGAACCATCAAGATCTGTAGTTGGGGCGGGGAGGAGTTTAACTTGATTGGATCACAGGAGTGGGTGGAGGAAAATGCTAACATTCTTACTGAGCGTGCTATAGCATATATCAATTTAGATATTGCCGTTTGCGGGGATTACGTTTTACGAGCAAGGGCGACACCTCTGTTTAAGCAGATAATTCACAAATGGGCTAAGGAGGTCAAGGATCCCAGTAATACCAAAGGCACAAACACGATATACGACATCTGGCTGAAAAGGACTCCTTCAGATACTAATAGCAACCAGCCCAtgatttttaaccttttttccgCAAGTGATTACGTACCCTTTTACCAGTACATAGGTGTACCGTGTGGAGATTTTGGTTATTGGTTCGGGTACCCTAACAAGACATCTCTATATCCTGTGTATCACACACAACAAGACACATTTTACTGGATGAAAAAGTTCgttgatcaaaaatttgaaattcatgGAGCCATGACACAGTTTGGAGGAGGAATGACACTGGATTTCGCAGACCAACCTTTGCTGCCATTCGACGTTCAAAATTACGCGCTCGCATTAAACTTTTCATTCCATGTTGTCGCTTCGTCCCTAGACCTCTCGGCCAACGGCATTACTCTTACTGCACTTCGAGACGCTGTATCCGGGTTCATGGACGCCAGTCGGCAATTCGAGGCTAGAAAATCTGACCTTGCGATGCTTCAAAAGACCTCCGAGTTGCGAGTGATGAATGATCAAATGGTGAAAGTGGAGAAGGCCTTCATTTACCCTTACGGCCTGCCTGGTAGAGCTCAAGACCGTCATGTCGCCTTTAATTTTGGTTTCCACAACATCCGCCCATCAAAAGCGACATTTCCCGGTATCACAGAGGCCTTGCATATGGCTAAGAAAAAGGGAGACTGGGATCTAGTTAAGCAACAAGTGTCAATAGCAACCTACTGTGTTCAAAGCGCCACAAAGGTTCTGGAACCTTTAGCAGGTCAATAA
- the LOC131778543 gene encoding tetraspanin-33-like, whose amino-acid sequence MAEEGKVSRCLKYTLFVFNLLYWGIGGVMMGVGFWAVTQKSDYKEFSSISTDPAAVMIAVGFFIFFISFFGTVGALRENICFLRTYMIVMIIIVILEVIAGLLAFAFWPEVQKSVDNQFKKAIEKYRDDPDLQNAIDAVQEGFKCCGSTDLNDWNTNRYFRCGGPSPEECGVPHTCCVRPEDQKPNIQCGWHVRKQHRLALKNKIHITGCLDAVGEWFRNHLVIVAAVAVAFAFPEVAGIVMTHLFIGQINEQIESWKNPPRYKYRPSQDVNGRSGPFY is encoded by the exons ATGGCGGAAGAAGGAAAAGTTAGTAGATGTCTAAAGTACACCCTGTTTGTGTTCAACTTACTCTACTGG GGTATTGGTGGTGTCATGATGGGCGTTGGCTTCTGGGCAGTGACACAAAAGAGTGATTACAAAGAATTCTCCAGCATTTCGACAGATCCAGCCGCTGTCATGATAGCTGTTggttttttcatcttcttcatttCCTTCTTTGGCACAGTTGGTGCTCTAAGGGAGAACATCTGCTTTCTCAGAACT tACATGATTGTCATGATAATCATTGTCATTTTGGAAGTGATAGCAGGACTGCTTGCTTTTGCATTTTGGCCAGAg GTTCAGAAATCTGTGGACAATCAATTTAAGAAAGCAATTGAGAAGTACAGAGATGATCCTGACCTTCAGAATGCAATTGATGCTGTCCAAGAGGGT TTCAAGTGTTGTGGAAGCACAGATCTTAATGACTGGAACACCAATCGCTACTTCAGGTGTGGTGGGCCTTCTCCTGAGGAGTGTGGTGTTCCTCATACTTGCTGTGTGCGCCCAGAAGACCAG AAACCTAACATTCAATGTGGCTGGCATGTTAGAAAGCAGCAT CGTTtggctttaaaaaataaaatccacaTAACTGGTTGCCTGGATGCAGTGGGGGAATGGTTCAGGAATCATCTTGTGATTGTTGCTGCAGTTGCTGTGGCTTTTGCCTTCCCTGAG GTTGCTGGAATTGTCATGACCCACCTATTCATCGGACAGATTAATGAACAGATTGAATCCTGGAAAAACCCTCCAAGGTACAAGTACAGACCCAGTCAGGATGTGAATGGAAGAAGTGGACCCTTCTACTAA